The following coding sequences are from one Streptococcus mitis window:
- the secY gene encoding preprotein translocase subunit SecY — translation MFFKLLREALKVKQVRSKILFTIFIVLVFRIGTSITVPGVNANSLNALSGLSFLNMLSLVSGNAMKNFSVFALGVSPYITASIVVQLLQMDILPKFVEWGKQGEVGRRKLNQATRYIALVLAFVQSIGITAGFNTLAGAQLLKTALTPQVFIMIGIILTAGSMIVTWLGEQITDKGYGNGVSMIIFAGIVASIPEMIQGIYVDYFVNVPSSRINSSIIFVIILIITVLLIIYFTTYVQQAEYKIPIQYTKVAQGAPSSSYLPLKVNPAGVIPVIFASSITAAPAAILQFLSATGHDWAWVRTAQEMLATTSPTGIAMYALLIILFTFFYTFVQINPEKAAENLQKSGAYIHGVRPGKGTEEYMSKLLRRLATVGSLFLGVISILPIVAKDVFGLSEAVAFGGTSLLIIISTGIEGIKQLEGYLLKRKYVGFMDRTE, via the coding sequence ATGTTTTTTAAATTATTAAGAGAAGCTCTTAAAGTTAAGCAGGTTCGATCAAAAATTTTATTTACAATTTTTATCGTTTTGGTCTTTCGTATCGGAACTAGCATTACAGTTCCTGGTGTGAATGCCAATAGCTTGAATGCTTTAAGTGGATTATCCTTCTTAAACATGTTGAGTTTGGTCTCAGGGAATGCCATGAAAAACTTCTCAGTTTTTGCTCTTGGTGTTAGTCCCTACATTACGGCTTCTATCGTTGTCCAACTCTTGCAAATGGATATTTTACCCAAGTTTGTAGAGTGGGGTAAACAAGGGGAAGTAGGTCGAAGAAAATTAAATCAAGCTACTCGTTATATTGCTCTTGTTCTAGCCTTTGTGCAATCTATCGGGATTACAGCTGGTTTTAATACTTTGGCTGGAGCTCAATTGTTGAAAACAGCTCTTACTCCACAAGTCTTTATCATGATTGGTATCATCTTAACAGCTGGTAGTATGATTGTGACTTGGTTGGGAGAGCAAATTACAGATAAGGGATACGGGAATGGTGTTTCTATGATTATCTTTGCCGGGATTGTTGCCTCAATTCCAGAGATGATTCAGGGCATCTATGTGGACTACTTTGTGAATGTCCCAAGTAGCCGTATCAACTCATCTATCATTTTCGTAATCATTTTGATTATTACTGTATTGTTGATCATTTATTTTACAACTTATGTTCAACAAGCAGAATACAAAATTCCAATCCAATATACTAAGGTTGCACAAGGTGCTCCATCTAGCTCTTACCTTCCTTTGAAGGTAAACCCTGCTGGAGTTATCCCTGTTATCTTTGCAAGTTCGATTACTGCAGCGCCTGCGGCTATTCTTCAGTTTTTGAGCGCTACAGGTCATGATTGGGCTTGGGTAAGAACAGCACAAGAAATGCTGGCAACAACTTCACCAACTGGGATTGCCATGTATGCTTTGTTGATTATTCTCTTTACATTCTTCTATACGTTTGTACAGATTAATCCTGAAAAAGCAGCAGAGAACCTACAAAAGAGCGGTGCCTATATCCACGGAGTTCGTCCTGGTAAAGGTACAGAAGAATATATGTCTAAGCTTCTTCGTCGTCTTGCAACGGTTGGTTCCCTCTTCCTTGGTGTGATTTCCATTTTACCGATTGTAGCAAAAGATGTTTTCGGACTTTCAGAAGCAGTTGCTTTTGGAGGAACCAGTCTTTTGATCATTATCTCTACAGGTATTGAAGGAATCAAACAATTGGAAGGTTACCTATTGAAACGTAAGTATGTTGGTTTCATGGACAGAACAGAATAA
- the rpmJ gene encoding 50S ribosomal protein L36, whose protein sequence is MKVRPSVKPICEYCKVIRRNGRVMVICPANPKHKQRQG, encoded by the coding sequence ATGAAAGTAAGACCATCGGTCAAACCAATTTGCGAATACTGTAAAGTTATTCGTCGTAATGGTCGTGTTATGGTAATTTGCCCAGCAAATCCAAAACACAAACAACGTCAAGGATAA
- a CDS encoding ACT domain-containing protein, which yields MKAIITVVGKDKSGIVAGVSGKIAELGLNIDDISQTVLDEYFTMMAVVSSDEKQDFTYLRNEFESFGQTLNVKINIQSAAIFEAMFNI from the coding sequence ATGAAAGCGATTATAACTGTTGTTGGTAAAGATAAGTCTGGAATTGTTGCAGGTGTTTCTGGTAAAATTGCAGAATTGGGTTTAAATATTGATGATATCTCTCAAACTGTTTTGGATGAATATTTCACGATGATGGCTGTCGTCTCTAGCGATGAAAAGCAAGATTTTACCTATCTTCGTAATGAATTTGAAAGCTTTGGGCAAACTTTGAATGTAAAAATCAATATTCAGAGTGCAGCGATTTTCGAAGCTATGTTTAATATCTAG
- the rpsM gene encoding 30S ribosomal protein S13, translating into MARIAGVDIPNDKRVVISLTYVYGIGLATSKKILAAAGISEDVRVRDLTSDQEDAIRREVDAIKVEGDLRREVNLNIKRLMEIGSYRGIRHRRGLPVRGQNTKNNARTRKGKAVAIAGKKK; encoded by the coding sequence ATGGCTCGTATTGCTGGAGTTGACATTCCAAATGACAAACGCGTAGTAATCTCATTGACTTATGTTTATGGTATCGGACTTGCAACATCTAAGAAAATTTTGGCTGCTGCTGGAATCTCAGAAGATGTTCGTGTACGTGATCTTACATCAGATCAAGAAGATGCTATCCGTCGTGAAGTGGATGCAATCAAAGTTGAAGGTGACCTTCGTCGTGAAGTAAACTTGAACATCAAACGTTTGATGGAAATCGGTTCATACCGTGGTATCCGTCACCGTCGTGGACTTCCTGTCCGTGGACAAAACACTAAAAACAACGCTCGCACTCGTAAAGGTAAAGCTGTCGCGATCGCTGGTAAGAAAAAATAA
- the rpsK gene encoding 30S ribosomal protein S11 produces MAKPTRKRRVKKNIESGIAHIHATFNNTIVMITDVHGNAIAWSSAGALGFKGSRKSTPFAAQMASEAAAKSAQEHGLKSVEVTVKGPGSGRESAIRALAAAGLEVTAIRDVTPVPHNGARPPKRRRV; encoded by the coding sequence TTGGCTAAACCAACACGTAAACGTCGTGTGAAAAAGAATATCGAATCTGGTATTGCTCATATTCACGCTACATTTAATAACACTATTGTTATGATTACTGATGTGCATGGTAATGCAATTGCTTGGTCATCAGCTGGTGCTCTTGGTTTCAAAGGTTCTCGTAAATCTACACCATTCGCTGCTCAAATGGCTTCTGAAGCTGCTGCTAAATCTGCACAAGAACACGGTCTTAAATCAGTTGAAGTTACTGTAAAAGGTCCAGGTTCTGGTCGCGAGTCAGCTATTCGTGCGCTTGCTGCCGCTGGTCTTGAAGTAACAGCAATTCGTGATGTGACTCCAGTGCCACACAATGGTGCTCGTCCTCCAAAACGTCGCCGTGTATAA
- the infA gene encoding translation initiation factor IF-1 produces the protein MAKDDVIEVEGKVVDTMPNAMFTVELENGHQILATVSGKIRKNYIRILAGDRVTVEMSPYDLTRGRITYRFK, from the coding sequence GTGGCAAAAGACGATGTGATTGAAGTTGAAGGCAAAGTAGTTGATACAATGCCGAATGCAATGTTTACGGTTGAACTTGAAAATGGACATCAGATTTTAGCAACAGTTTCTGGTAAAATTCGTAAAAACTATATTCGTATTTTAGCGGGAGATCGTGTTACTGTCGAAATGAGTCCATATGACTTGACACGTGGACGTATCACTTACCGCTTTAAATAA
- the rplO gene encoding 50S ribosomal protein L15, with the protein MKLHELKPAEGSRKVRNRVGRGTSSGNGKTSGRGQKGQKARSGGGVRLGFEGGQTPLFRRLPKRGFTNINAKEYAIVNLDQLNVFEDGAEVTPVVLIEAGIVKAEKSGVKVLGNGELTKKLTVKAAKFSKSAEEAITAKGGSVEVI; encoded by the coding sequence ATGAAACTTCATGAATTGAAACCTGCAGAAGGTTCTCGTAAAGTACGTAACCGCGTTGGTCGTGGTACTTCATCAGGTAACGGTAAAACATCTGGTCGTGGTCAAAAAGGTCAAAAAGCTCGTAGCGGTGGCGGAGTTCGCCTTGGTTTTGAAGGTGGACAAACTCCATTGTTCCGTCGTCTTCCAAAACGTGGATTCACTAACATCAACGCTAAAGAATACGCAATTGTGAACCTTGACCAATTGAACGTCTTTGAAGATGGTGCTGAAGTTACTCCAGTTGTTCTTATCGAAGCAGGAATTGTTAAAGCTGAAAAATCAGGTGTTAAAGTTCTTGGTAACGGTGAGTTGACTAAGAAATTGACTGTGAAAGCAGCTAAATTCTCTAAATCAGCTGAAGAAGCTATCACTGCTAAAGGTGGTTCAGTAGAAGTCATCTAA
- the rpmD gene encoding 50S ribosomal protein L30: protein MAQIKITLTKSPIGRIPSQRKTVVALGLGKLNSSVIKEDNAAIRGMITAVSHLVTVEEVN from the coding sequence ATGGCTCAAATTAAAATTACTTTGACTAAGTCTCCAATCGGACGCATTCCATCACAACGTAAAACTGTTGTAGCACTTGGACTTGGCAAATTGAACAGCTCTGTTATTAAAGAAGATAACGCTGCTATCCGTGGTATGATCACAGCAGTATCTCACTTGGTAACAGTTGAAGAAGTAAACTAA
- the rplQ gene encoding 50S ribosomal protein L17, which translates to MAYRKLGRTSSQRKAMLRDLTTDLLINESIVTTEARAKEIRKTVEKMITLGKRGDLHARRQAAAFVRNEIASENYDEATDKYTSTTALQKLFSEIAPRYAERNGGYTRILKTEPRRGDAAPMAIIELV; encoded by the coding sequence ATGGCTTACCGTAAACTAGGACGCACTAGCTCACAACGTAAAGCAATGCTTCGCGATTTGACAACTGACCTTTTGATCAACGAATCAATCGTGACAACTGAAGCTCGTGCTAAAGAAATCCGTAAAACTGTTGAAAAAATGATTACTCTAGGTAAACGTGGTGATTTGCATGCACGTCGTCAAGCAGCTGCTTTCGTACGTAATGAAATCGCATCTGAAAACTATGATGAAGCAACTGATAAGTACACTTCTACTACAGCACTTCAAAAATTGTTCTCAGAAATCGCACCTCGTTATGCTGAACGTAACGGTGGATACACTCGTATCCTTAAAACTGAACCACGTCGTGGTGATGCAGCGCCAATGGCGATCATCGAATTAGTATAA
- a CDS encoding DNA-directed RNA polymerase subunit alpha, which translates to MIEFEKPNITKIDENKDYGKFVIEPLERGYGTTLGNSLRRVLLASLPGAAVTSINIDGVLHEFDTVPGVREDVMQIILNIKGIAVKSYVEDEKIIELDVEGPAEVTAGDILTDSDIEIVNPDHYLFTIGEGSSLKATMTVNSGRGYVPADENKKDNAPVGTLAVDSIYTPVTKVNYQVEPARVGSNDGFDKLTLEILTNGTIIPEDALGLSARILTEHLDLFTNLTEIAKSTEVMKEADTESDDRILDRTIEELDLSVRSYNCLKRAGINTVHDLTEKSEAEMMKVRNLGRKSLEEVKLKLIDLGLGLKDK; encoded by the coding sequence ATGATCGAGTTTGAAAAACCAAATATAACAAAAATTGATGAAAATAAAGATTATGGCAAGTTTGTAATCGAACCACTTGAACGTGGCTACGGTACAACTCTTGGTAACTCTCTTCGTCGTGTACTTCTAGCTTCTCTACCAGGAGCAGCTGTGACATCTATCAACATTGATGGTGTGTTACATGAGTTTGACACAGTTCCAGGTGTTCGTGAAGACGTGATGCAAATCATTCTGAACATTAAAGGAATTGCAGTGAAATCGTACGTTGAAGACGAAAAAATCATCGAACTAGATGTTGAAGGTCCTGCTGAAGTAACAGCTGGTGACATTTTGACAGATAGCGATATTGAAATTGTAAATCCAGATCATTATCTCTTTACAATCGGTGAAGGTTCTTCTCTAAAAGCGACTATGACTGTTAACAGTGGTCGTGGATATGTACCTGCTGATGAAAATAAAAAGGATAATGCACCAGTTGGAACACTTGCTGTAGATTCTATTTATACACCAGTTACAAAAGTCAACTATCAAGTGGAACCTGCTCGTGTAGGTAGCAATGATGGATTTGACAAATTAACCCTTGAAATCTTGACAAATGGAACAATTATTCCAGAAGATGCTTTAGGGCTTTCAGCACGTATTTTGACAGAACATCTTGATTTGTTTACAAATCTTACTGAGATTGCTAAGTCAACTGAAGTGATGAAAGAAGCTGATACTGAATCTGACGACCGTATTTTGGATCGTACGATTGAGGAACTGGACTTGTCTGTGCGTTCATACAACTGTTTGAAACGTGCCGGTATCAATACTGTGCATGATTTGACAGAAAAATCTGAAGCAGAGATGATGAAAGTACGAAATCTTGGACGCAAGAGTTTGGAAGAAGTGAAACTCAAACTCATTGATTTGGGTCTTGGATTAAAAGATAAATAA
- a CDS encoding adenylate kinase: MNLLIMGLPGAGKGTQAAKIVEQFHVAHISTGDMFRAAMANQTEMGVLAKSYIDKGELVPDEVTNGIVKERLSQDDIKETGFLLDGYPRTIEQAHALDKTLAELGIELEGVINIEVNPDSLLERLSGRIIHRVTGETFHKVFNPPVDYKEEDYYQREDDKPETVKRRLDVNIAQGEPIIAHYRAKGLVHDIEGNQDINDVFSDIEKVLTNLK, translated from the coding sequence ATGAATCTTTTGATTATGGGCTTACCTGGTGCAGGTAAGGGAACTCAAGCAGCAAAAATCGTAGAACAATTCCATGTTGCACATATCTCAACAGGTGATATGTTCCGTGCTGCTATGGCAAATCAAACTGAAATGGGTGTTCTTGCCAAGTCATACATTGACAAGGGTGAATTGGTTCCTGACGAAGTTACAAATGGGATCGTAAAAGAACGTCTTTCACAAGATGATATTAAAGAAACAGGATTCTTGTTGGATGGTTACCCACGTACAATTGAACAAGCTCATGCCTTGGACAAAACATTGGCTGAACTTGGCATTGAACTAGAAGGTGTCATCAACATTGAAGTAAATCCAGACAGCCTCTTGGAACGTTTGAGTGGTCGTATTATCCACCGCGTAACTGGAGAAACTTTCCACAAGGTCTTTAACCCACCAGTTGACTATAAAGAAGAAGATTACTACCAACGTGAAGATGACAAACCTGAGACAGTGAAACGTCGTTTGGATGTGAATATTGCTCAAGGGGAACCAATCATTGCTCACTACCGTGCCAAAGGTTTGGTTCATGACATCGAAGGTAATCAAGATATCAATGATGTCTTCTCAGATATCGAAAAAGTATTGACAAATTTGAAATAA